Proteins encoded together in one Impatiens glandulifera chromosome 1, dImpGla2.1, whole genome shotgun sequence window:
- the LOC124921624 gene encoding spindle and kinetochore-associated protein 1 homolog yields MDANHPGAALDSLISSFNTRIAELQELVIARNMYPASTVADLSAIDAAVKAMELQVQQIKNRLRDEMQAIPKAKKLIEASLQQQRKLQSMSVYVPSSYLPERATYISHEPSKLSKKFNVNKEEGKFVLISFDFQEKKSRSSPPMWYVTSEELDSLSSYMRGRLTLEKVNAAISDMAAYAQANAQLVTAPRKKISDSVLEKALELRNIAETDLVKGKHFFLESDIKGPALKLDNTGKSILTVLRHLGRISETRIGHNRVIILMKPQ; encoded by the exons atggacgCGAATCATCCAGGTGCAGCTTTAGATTCGTTGATTTCATCTTTCAACACTCGAATAGCGGAATTGCAAGAACTCGTCATTGCTCGCAACA TGTATCCGGCTAGCACTGTCGCAGATCTGTCCGCCATCGATGCTGCTGTAAAGGCTATGGAGCTTCAGGTCCAACAGATCAAAAACCGTTTACGTGACGAGATGCAAGCCATTCCTAAAGCCAAA AAACTCATTGAGGCATCATTGCAACAGCAAAGGAAACTGCAGAGTATGTCTGTTTATGTTCCTTCTTCATACTTGCCAGAGAGAGCTACTTATATAAGCCATGAACCTAGTAAATT AAGTAagaaatttaatgtaaataaagaAGAAGGAAAGTTTGTTTTGATATCATTTGATTTTCAGGAGAAAAAGAGCCGTTCCTCCCCTCCTATGTGGTATGTCACTTCCGAAGAGCTTGACTCACTATCATC ATATATGAGAGGAAGGCTGACTTTGGAAAAGGTGAATGCAGCAATCAGTGATATGGCTGCATATGCTCAAGCTAATGCCCAGCTTGTTACAGCACCAAGGAAGAAG ATTTCAGACAGTGTTCTTGAGAAAGCGCTG GAACTAAGAAATATTGCAGAAACTGATTTGGTAAAGGGCAAACATTTCTTCCTAGAAAGTGACATTAAAGGGCCTGCTCTCAAGCTTGACAACACAGGGAAATCCATACTAACT GTTCTTCGCCACCTTGGTCGTATAAGTGAGACCAGAATTGGGCACAATCGCGTGATCATTCTCATGAAGCCTCAATGA
- the LOC124921623 gene encoding vesicle-associated protein 1-3-like — protein sequence MTTAAADLLHLPPELKFSLELNKQTSCLMTLTNKTDQHVAFKVKTTSPKNYCVRPNNGLVLPGSSCSVTVTMQAQKELPSEYMQCKDKFLVQSVLVPNEVAAKTDDTVNFFEKADGKVFGDYKLRVVYLPPTTIEEGLSPKVNRNKASFSDTDGNASSSQAFSLMSRLTDEKADAILENQKLRRELDLMRIEIGKKNGGSGFSMLLVVLFGLIGVLVGYILNRRS from the exons ATGACCACCGCCGCCGCCGATCTTCTCCACCTCCCGCCGGAACTCAAATTCTCAC TGGAGCTCAATAAACAGACTTCTTGTTTAATGACCCTAACCAACAAAACCGATCAGCACGTAGCTTTCAAG GTTAAAACAACAAGTCCAAAGAATTACTGTGTTCGACCCAACAATGGCCTTGTTTTACCAGGCTCTTCATGCAGTGTAACTG TTACAATGCAAGCACAAAAGGAATTACCTTCGGAGTATATGCAATGCAAAGACAAGTTTCTTGTTCAAAGTGTTCTTGTTCCGAACGAAGTTGCAGCTAAAACAGATGACACTGTCAATTTT TTTGAAAAGGCAGATGGTAAGGTTTTCGGGGATTATAAATTGAGGGTTGTTTACTTGCCGCCTACTACTATTGAAGAAGGGTTGTCGCCAAAAGTGAATAGGAACAAAGCTTCATTTTCCGATACTGATGGAAATGCTTCGTCTTCTCAG GCATTTTCTTTGATGTCGAGACTGACTGACGAGAAAGCAGATGCTATTCTAGAAAATCAGAAGCTTCGACGGGAATTG GATCTGATGAGAATCGAGATTGGCAAGAAGAATGGGGGCAGTGGCTTCTCGATGTTGCTCGTGGTTTTGTTCGGTCTGATAGGTGTTTTGGTTGGTTATATTTTAAACCGCCGATCATAG
- the LOC124918938 gene encoding scarecrow-like protein 6, which produces MPLETLDFEGKGVFVADSSSFLPFSNHWEKKNKKNKVSPGFGFGFGPTSILDSIGSPSPPTSTSTLSSSFLGGGGGGGAGSTDSAGVAAVSGKQSQKWPETSSSNIGAESGCGSGSSDLQHIPVGGGIIRPVTAEEKCGLGMEDWESVLSESAAASPSQEQSILRWIMGDMEDPSLGLNKLLQTGNGQAPDYDFSGGFGVVDQGFPSDSSGQAVATGSNSGGNLMGMNLPSNPQKSSNDKFGFAQNYMNLSNCKVPASQNPIFSPLPPGNLMPISLSTPAFNPPPQQPHQFNSSDVKPQVYNPNLIINQNQSHLLQNPSFFLPFNQQGQNLIMPPQAKRHNPGSGFDSILPHYQQQQQQKPAPPAMTGNMNMNSKPKGESENLVNQQNPPPQAIIDLLIKAGELIQTGNSLLAQGILARLNHQLSPIGKPFNRAAFYLKEALLSLLHGNSMNSATNNPLSLIFKIAAYKSLSEISPLLQFANFTSNQAILEALEGCDRIHIIDFDIGYGGQWSSLMQELSLRNGGSPSLRITAFSSPNNTHDRHHLELELTRENLNHFANEINMPFEIEFRALESLNSFHLSDHETIAVNLPIGSPFFNHIVLRFVKQLSPQIVVSMDRGLERTDLPFPHHLIHALQSNSNLLESIDAVNVNQDALQKIERYLIQPEIENIVWSRFQSIEKTPHWRTLLLSCGFSAVTFSNFAESQAECVLKRTPVRGFHVEKRQSSLVLCWQRKEIVSVSAWR; this is translated from the coding sequence ATGCCCTTAGAAACCCTTGATTTTGAGGGGAAGGGGGTTTTTGTAGCtgattcttcttcatttctCCCTTTCTCAAATCATTGggagaagaagaacaagaagaacaAGGTAAGTCCTGGTTTTGGATTTGGTTTTGGACCTACATCTATTCTGGATTCAATAGGAAGTCCAAGTCCTCCTACTTCTACTTCAACCCTGTCTTCATCATTCctcggcggcggcggcggcggcggtgcTGGTTCTACAGATTCTGCCGGTGTGGCGGCGGTTTCAGGTAAGCAGTCTCAGAAATGGCCGGAGACGAGCAGTTCCAACATTGGAGCTGAGTCAGGGTGTGGTAGTGGTAGTTCCGACCTTCAGCACATCCCTGTCGGCGGGGGAATAATAAGGCCCGTCACGGCGGAAGAGAAATGCGGGCTGGGGATGGAAGATTGGGAGAGTGTATTGTCGGAATCGGCGGCGGCGTCTCCAAGCCAAGAACAGTCTATTCTTCGCTGGATCATGGGAGATATGGAGGACCCTTCTCTAGGGTTGAACAAACTCCTCCAAACCGGCAACGGACAAGCGCCGGATTACGATTTCAGCGGCGGATTTGGAGTCGTAGATCAAGGGTTTCCGTCGGATTCTTCAGGTCAGGCAGTCGCCACCGGTTCTAACAGCGGCGGAAATTTAATGGGTATGAATTTGCCTTCAAACCCACAGAAATCGAGCAATGACAAGTTTGGATTCGCCCAGAACTACATGAATCTCTCGAATTGTAAGGTACCCGCAtctcaaaatccgatattctcTCCGTTGCCGCCGGGAAACCTTATGCCCATTTCACTCTCAACTCCAGCTTTCAATCCGCCACCGCAGCAGCCTCACCAGTTTAATAGCTCCGACGTCAAGCCACAGGTTTATAACCCAAATCTGATAATCAATCAAAACCAATCTCATCTTTTACAAAACCCATCATTTTTCTTACCCTTTAATCAACAAGGCCAAAACCTAATTATGCCGCCGCAGGCCAAACGGCACAATCCCGGCAGCGGTTTCGATTCCATTCTTCCCCattatcaacaacaacaacaacaaaagcCGGCACCCCCGGCGATGACGgggaatatgaatatgaattcGAAACCAAAAGGGGAATCAGAAAACCTAGTAAATCAGCAGAACCCGCCTCCGCAGGCCATAATTGACCTGCTAATCAAGGCGGGGGAGCTGATTCAAACCGGGAATTCGTTACTCGCGCAAGGGATATTGGCGCGGCTCAATCACCAGCTTTCTCCAATTGGTAAGCCTTTTAATAGGGCCGCCTTCTACCTAAAGGAGGCCCTGCTTTCTCTTCTCCATGGAAATAGCATGAACTCTGCAACTAACAATCCTCTAAGTCTCATTTTCAAAATTGCGGCTTACAAATCCTTATCTGAAATCTCGCCTCTTCTCCAATTTGCGAATTTCACATCCAATCAAGCAATTCTAGAAGCTTTAGAAGGCTGTGATAGGATTCATATCATTGATTTCGATATTGGCTATGGCGGTCAATGGTCATCTTTAATGCAGGAGCTTTCCTTAAGAAACGGAGGTTCTCCTTCCCTTAGAATCACGGCTTTCTCCTCACCCAACAATACCCATGATCGCCATCATCTCGAGCTCGAATTAACCAGAGAAAACTTGAACCATTTCGCAAATGAGATCAACATGCCTTTCGAAATCGAATTCCGAGCTCTCGAGTCACTGAATTCCTTCCATTTATCTGATCACGAAACAATCGCAGTCAACCTCCCAATCGGTTCCCCGTTCTTCAATCACATTGTTCTCCGATTCGTAAAACAGTTATCTCCCCAAATTGTGGTATCCATGGACAGAGGATTGGAGAGGACTGATCTACCGTTCCCACATCATCTAATCCACGCCCTCCAATCCAATTCAAACCTATTGGAATCTATCGATGCTGTTAATGTTAACCAAGACGCACTCCAGAAGATCGAACGCTACTTGATTCAACCGgaaattgaaaatattgtgTGGTCAAGGTTTCAATCTATCGAAAAGACACCACATTGGAGAACGCTTCTATTATCGTGTGGGTTTTCCGCGGTGACCTTTAGTAACTTTGCTGAATCTCAAGCGGAGTGCGTTTTGAAAAGGACGCCTGTTCGAGGGTTTCATGTGGAGAAGAGACAGTCTTCTTTGGTTCTTTGCTGGCAGCGGAAGGAGATTGTATCAGTTTCAGCTtggagatga